CACCTGCGTGGAGATCGGCACCGGCTTCTCGTAGGTCCGCTTCTTCCCCTCGAAGCGGGACTCGGCCTGGCCGTGCGACATCGCCTGGTTCTGCAGCGGGCACTCGCCGCCCTTGTCGCAGACCGGGCAGTCCAGCGGGTGGTTGATGAGCAGCAGCTCCATCACGCCGTGCTGGGCCTTCTCGGCGACCGGCGAGGTCAGCTGCGACCGGACCACCATGCCGTCGGTGCAGGTGATCGTGCAGGAGGCCATCGGCTTGCGCTGGCCCTCGACCTCGACGATGCACTGGCGGCAGGCGCCGGCCGGGTCGAGGAGCGGGTGGTCGCAGAACCGCGGGATCTCGATGCCGAGCTGCTCGGCCGCGCGGATGACCAGGGTCCCCTTGGGGACGGAGATCTCGACGCCGTCGATGGTCAGCGTGACGAGATCCTCCGGCGGTACCGCGGGCGAACCTCCGCCGGACGGGCCGGCCGTGGTGACCGTCATGCCGTCACCTCCTTGTGGTTGTCCGCCCAGGCGGTCGACTTGGCCGGGTCGAAGGGGCAGCCCCGGCCGGTGATGTGCTGCTCGTACTCCTCGCGGAAGTACTTGAGCGAGGAGAAGATCGGGGACGCGGCGCCGTCGCCGAGCGCGCAGAACGACTTGCCGTTGATGTTGTCGGCGATGTCGTTCAGCTTGTCGAGGTCGGACATCACGCCCTTGCCGGCCTCGATGTCACGCAGCAGCTGGACCAGCCAGTACGTCCCCTCGCGGCAGGGCGTGCACTTGCCGCAGGACTCGTGCGCGTAGAACTCGGTCCACCGGGTGACCGCCCGGACCACGCAGGTGGTCTCGTCGAAGCACTGCAGCGCCTTGGTGCCGAGCATCGAGCCGGCCGCGCCGACGCCCTCGTAGTCCAGCGGGACGTCGAGGTGCTCGTCGGTGAACATCGGGGTGGAGGAGCCGCCCGGCGTCCAGAACTTGAGCCGGTGGCCGGGGCGCATCCCGCCGCTCATGTCGAGCAGCTGGCGCAGCGTGATCCCGAGCGGGGCCTCGTACTGGCCGGGCGAGGCGACATGGCCGCTGAGCGAGTACAGCGTGAAGCCGGGGGACTTCTCGCTGCCCATCGACTTGAACCAGTCCTTGCCCCGGTTGATGATCGCGGGAACGGACGCGATGGACTCGACGTTGTTCACCACGGTGGGGCAGGCGTACAGACCGGCGACCGCGGGGAAGGGGGGACGCAGCCGGGGCTGGCCGCGGCGCCCTTCGAGCGAGTCGAGCAGCGCGGTCTCCTCGCCGCAGATGTACGCGCCCGCGCCCGCGTGCACGGTGAGTTCGAGGTCGAGTCCGCTGCCGAGGATGTCCGTGCCGAGGTACCCGGCCTCGTACGCCTCACGGACCGCCTCGTGGAGCCGCCGCAGGACGGGCACGACCTCGCCGCGCAGATAGATGAAGGCATGGTTCGAGCGGATCGCGTAGCAGGCGATCACGATGCCCTCGATGAGGGAGTGCGGGTTGGCGAAGAGCAGCGGGATGT
This sequence is a window from Streptomyces sp. HUAS YS2. Protein-coding genes within it:
- the nuoF gene encoding NADH-quinone oxidoreductase subunit NuoF, with the translated sequence MTLAAELNNSSPEKLLAPVLSAFWDQPDSWTLETYKRHEGYEGLRKALAMSPDDLIAYVKDSGLRGRGGAGFPTGMKWQFIPQGDGKPHYLVVNADESEPGTCKDIPLLFANPHSLIEGIVIACYAIRSNHAFIYLRGEVVPVLRRLHEAVREAYEAGYLGTDILGSGLDLELTVHAGAGAYICGEETALLDSLEGRRGQPRLRPPFPAVAGLYACPTVVNNVESIASVPAIINRGKDWFKSMGSEKSPGFTLYSLSGHVASPGQYEAPLGITLRQLLDMSGGMRPGHRLKFWTPGGSSTPMFTDEHLDVPLDYEGVGAAGSMLGTKALQCFDETTCVVRAVTRWTEFYAHESCGKCTPCREGTYWLVQLLRDIEAGKGVMSDLDKLNDIADNINGKSFCALGDGAASPIFSSLKYFREEYEQHITGRGCPFDPAKSTAWADNHKEVTA